In Besnoitia besnoiti strain Bb-Ger1 chromosome IX, whole genome shotgun sequence, a single genomic region encodes these proteins:
- a CDS encoding enoyl-CoA hydratase/isomerase family protein (encoded by transcript BESB_014050): protein MRAGIAAASRFSSRFSMPEEETRPAQEARCLPFNSVLRSPELCQLQLANQRSGGLLPCLGEFAIARWASAPKCSFSAESSVSSATNVSATSPPQFVPKPRHVSLAPDHKYMKADLICGGLFAVITLNRPEAKNALNQQALEEFERCLNLVDAHAENEPDFRALLIRSGVAGVFCAGADLKERGHMSIEASREFVQRLRSCFQRLSEVPYPTITCLHGVVFGGGLELALATDFRVASVRPPPSTIPQRDFFAWDSADVAASSSHKKALRSSRSLQGVSAISSADNRRQHAHKGAPRKALEQPKRPSLSGSSSTLTAHLPSKGSGATNDDSQEIRAAENAGTAGCSRPGKTEADDEASNGEPRHSLPMKQSAARNKIATKRQVCSWYSSLELCLPEVSLGIVPGAGGTQRLWRVVGPQKAKLLLLTGGSVGPKQAVQWGLVDVMAGYNEDEVCRVWRFTQGQRRYKAGDDYYSRGENMDREKRIAQQIVLEARRHRLTQREGGKTVGESCSFADAERDHTATNDLSLAGGDVREQEELKANRRTRHAFETEIPEAEWESEDAFRAGIRLACRLADMAPLSVRVTKRSADSAVEVPLKTGLDIEKKAYDTVLASKDRQEGLQAFKEKRKPYFKGQ from the exons ATGCGAGCGGGAATCGCTGCTGCTTCCCGGTTTTCCTCTCGTTTCTCGATGCCTGAGGAAGAGACTcggcctgcgcaggaggcgagaTGCTTGCCCTTTAATTCGGTACTCAGGTCTCCCGAGCTCTGCCAGCTTCAACTGGCAAACCAGAGGAGCGGGGGTTTGCTGCCTTGCCTTGGCGAGTTTGCCATTGCGCGATGGGCATCTGCACCCAAATGCTCTTTTTCCGCCGAGAGTTCTGTTTCATCGGCGACGAACGTGTCCGCGACGAGCCCTCCCCAATTTGTTCCAAAGCCCAGGCATGTGTCTCTTGCACCAGACCATAAATACATGAAAGCGGACCTTATTTGCGGGGGACTGTTTGCGGTTATCACGTTGAACAGACCCGAAGCGAAGAATGCGCTGAATCAACAGGCCCTTGAGGAATTTGAGAGGTGTCTAAACCTCGTAGATGCCCACGCAGAAAACGAACCCGACTTCCGTGCATTGCTAATCCGTTCAGGCGTCGCGGGAGTAttctgcgcgggcgccgacttGAAGGAACGGGGGCATATGAGCATCGAGGCAAGCAGGGAGTTCGTCCAACGCCTTCG TTCTTGTTTCCAGCGACTTTCTGAAGTTCCGTATCCAACGATAACGTGCCTGCACGGCGTCGTTTTCGGAGGGGGTCTTGAGCTGGCTCTCGCGACGGATTTCCGCGTGGCGTCAgtgcgtcctcctccgtcgaCGATCCCCCAGAGGGACTTTTTTGCGTGGGACTCTGCCGACGTGGCTGCATCGTCGTCCCACAAGAAGGCGCTCAGGTCGTCTCGATCCTTGCAGGGCGTCTCCGCTATATCCTCAGCGGATAATCGTCGCCAACATGCGCACAAGGGCGCCCCGCGCAAAGCACTTGAGCAGCCGAAAAGACCTTCGCTTTCCGGCAGTTCCAGCACCTTGACAGCGCATCTTCCCTCAAAGGGTTCCGGGGCGACGAACGACGACTCCCAAGAAATCCGTGCGGCGGAAAACGCGGGGAccgccggctgcagccgTCCGGGAAaaacagaggcagacgacgaagcgTCGAACGGGGAACCGAGGCACAGCCTACCCATGAAGCAGAGCGCCGCTCGAAACAAAATCGCCACTAAGCGGCAGGTCTGTTCGTGGTATTCATCTCTGGAACTGTGCCTTCCGGAGGTTTCGCTGGGCATTGTGCCCGGTGCGGGTGGCACCCAGCGACTCTGGCGTGTGGTGGGGCCGCAGAAAGCAAAGCTTTTGCTTTTGACTGGCGGCAGCGTCGGCCCGAAGCAGGCTGTGCAGTGGGGGTTGGTGGATGTGATGGCGGGTTACAACGAAGACGAAGTCTGCCGCGTGTGGCGCTTTACTCAGGGACAAAGACGCTACAAAGCAGGAGATGACTACTACTCTCGCGGGGAGAATATGGACCGTGAGAAGCGGATTGCGCAGCAAATTGTGCTTGAGGCGCGAAGACACCGCCTAACGCAGCGAGAAGGGGGAAAAACCGTGGGCGAAAGTTGCAGTttcgcagacgcggagcgcgACCATACAGCGACAAATGATCTCTCTTTAGCTGGTGGCGACGTGCGGGAACAGGAGGAACTCAAGGCAAACCGGAGAACTCGCCATGCATTCGAAACCGAAATACCAGAAGCCGAGTGggaaagcgaagacgcgtTCCGCGCCGGCATCCGGCTAGCTTGCCGCCTCGCGGATATGGCACCCCTCTCTGTCAGAGTCACGAAACGCAGCGCCGATTCTGCGGTGGAAGTGCCGCTGAAAACAGGACTCGATATCGAGAAAAAAGCATACGACACAGTTCTGGCAAGCAAGGACCGGCAAGAGGGGCTCCAAGCCTTCAAAGAGAAACGCAAGCCCTACTTCAAAGGACAGTAG
- a CDS encoding hypothetical protein (encoded by transcript BESB_014060), with protein sequence MRGCRSHGALLALLRRTERLAPSSALRISTESPLCSLSPDVSASSSHLLVPRSSWGTFSLSSHVAPPACPRCLRAPSRSLALPKPAPASRSLLFLAREARVPLQHQSMAPCAVRFCKVFFSSARVALLPRDSHAVGTSLLGSSAVGVGRGLLLCGVFSLLGFFAVCRLAPDEARQFTVVRCLRAGGCLAGICVDYKLWGGSDMSGCHARSAQRLLRLAEANRGVYVKLGQHVAAMSYLLPPAYTETLAVLQAGAPTSSPEDVFAVLRKELGVRDLSEVFSEFDPQPVGAASLAQVHFARLRDGRPVAVKVQHREVAELARVDTLAVQILEGVAERVFPQVKLKWLAELVEKNLPEEVDFLKEAANAEKLSSLLSRHASLSYDLPSSVTYNFFVSSLSLFHFFDSFWLRWRRPASASPSSSPPPERSASETPPSSGASPLKRDREPGRQEPHLSAGEENTVNHEVSPAVFHEYEIQLRVPAVHRELSTSRVLIMERAPGVPADDLAGITKQGIHPLAVSRALNQLYEILVFREGFVHADPHPGNVLIHLEREAAPGELPAAPLRDAFKPENASAATSAPVVVSPSPASAPASGAASAAAVATAPLATVPAADAGRGARASRRGCPTLAVYILDHGLYCQLSPAFRENYAQLWLGVLRGDRAETAASCRFFGVEELAGLLQIILTLRSESSLEGGITRSRKSVEEDAMLRASFPEYFTRITEVLQLVPREFVLLIKTNDLLRAIQTKLGLDERLALVPVAHASLLLATECKLRRNQNASVFWRWWVLLRLKVTLWSLSLAERLLARRALHALETTAAHEKTNLALDALSGAILALL encoded by the exons ATGAGAGGATGCAGAAGCCACGGCGCCCTgctcgcgcttctgcggcggacCGAGCGCCTCGCACCTTCATCTGCCTTGCGCATTTCGACAGAGTCTCCCTTGTGTTCCCTCTCACCTGATGtttccgcctcttcctcgcacCTGCTGGTGCCTCGGTCGTCTTGGGGGActttctcgctctcgtctcACGTCGCTCCGCCAGCGtgccctcgctgcctccgcgcgccttcgcggagcTTGGCGCTCCCCAAACCCGCCCCGGCTTCGCGttctctgctttttcttgCGAGGGAAGCTCGGGTGCCGCTACAGCACCAGTCGATGGCTCCCTGCGCGGTGCGCTTCTGCAaggtcttcttctcctctgcgagggttgcccttctccctcgcgaCTCTCACGCGGTTGGGACCTCTCTGCTCGGCTCCTCTGCTGTCGGAGTGGGTCGCGgactcctcctctgcggcgtcttttcgcttcttggtttcttcgccgtctgccgcctcgctcccgacgaggcgcggcagtTCACAGTcgttcgctgcctccgcgcgggcgggTGTCTCGCAGGCATCTGCGTGGACTACAAGCTCTGGG gcggcagcgacatGTCTGGGTGCCATGCGCGctccgcgcagaggcttctccgcctcgctgagGCGAACCGCGGCGTGTACGTCAAACTCGGACAGCATGTGGCGGCGATGTCTTACCTCCTTCCCCCTGCCTACACCGAGACTCTCGCCGTCCTGCAG GCAGGGGCTCCGACGTCTTCGCCGGAAGACGTGTTTGCAGTTTTGAGGAAGGAGCTCGGCGTTCGAGACCTCAGCGAGGTTTTCTCAGAGTTCGACCCGCAGCCCGTGGGAGCAG cttcgcTTGCACAGGTTCACtttgcgcgcctccgcgacggcaGACCCGTGGCTGTGAAGGTACAGCACCGCGAagtcgcggagctcgcgcgggTCGACACGCTGGCGGTGCAGATCCTCGAAGGGGTCGCCGAGCGCGTCTTTCCTCAAGTGAA ATTGAAGTGGCTCGCGGAGCTGGTCGAGAAGAACTTGCCGGAGGAAGTTGATTTCttgaaggaggcggcgaacgccGAGAAGCTGAGTTCGCTGCTGAGTCGTCACGCATCTCTCTCCTACGATCTCCCATCGTCTGTGACGTACAACTTTttcgtctcttcgctctccctgTTTCACTTTTTTGACTCTTTCTGGttgcgctggcggcggcctgcgagcgcctctccgtcgtcgtcgcctcccccgGAAAGGTCAGCCTCAGAGACGCCACCGTCgtcaggcgcctcgcctctcaaGCGCGATCGGGAGCCAGGCCGACAGGAGCCTCAcctctccgcaggcgaagagaacACCGTGAATCACGAGGTCTCCCCAGCAGTCTTCCACGAGTACGAAATTCAGCTTCGCGTGCCCGCCGTTCACCGCGAGCTCTCCACTTCGCGCGTGCTGATCATGGAGCGCGCCCCTGGCGTCCCAGCTGACGACCTCGCAGGAATCACCAAGCAAG GCATCCATCCCCTGGCGGTGTCGCGGGCGCTGAATCAGCTCTACGAgatcctcgtcttccgcgaaGGATTTGTCCACGCCGACCCTCACCCCGGCAACGTCCTGATTCACCTCGAGCGGGAAGCCGCGCCCGGCGAgctccccgcggcgcctctgagAGACGCCTTCAAGCCAGAgaacgcgtccgccgccaccTCTGCGCCGGTGgttgtctctccctctcccgcctcggcgccggcatcgggcgcggcgtcggctgcggcggtggcgactgcgccgctggcgaccgtcccggccgcagacgccgggcgcggagcgagggcctcgcgaAGAGGGTGCCCTACACTCGCGGTTTACATTCTTGATCACGGGCTGTACTGCCAACTTTCGCCGGCGTTTCGCGAGAACTACGCGCAGCTTTGGCTCGGGGTACTGcggggcgaccgcgccgagactgcggcctcctgccgcttcttcggcgtGGAGGAGCTCGCCGGTCTGCTGCAGATAATCCTCACTCTCAGGTCTGAAAGCAG CCTGGAGGGCGGCATCACGCGCTCGAGGAAATCGGTCGA GGAGGATGCGATGCTGCGAGCGAGTTTTCCTGAGTATTTCACTCGCATCACGGAGGTGCTGCAGTTGGTGCCTCGTGAGTTCGTGCTGCTGATAAAGACGAACGACCTT ctgcgcgcgatTCAAACGAAACTCGGCTTAGACGAGCGCCTGGCTCTGGTTCCcgtggcgcatgcgtcgctgcTCCTGGCGACAGAGTGCAAGCTCCGCCGGAATCAAAACGCGTCGGTGTTTTGG AGATGGTGggttctgctgcgcctcaaAGTGACTCTGTGGAGCTTGAGTCTCGCCGAGCGACTCCTggctcggcgcgcgctcCACGCCCTCGAGACGACAGCCGCCCACGAGAAAACGAATTTGGCGCTGGATGCCTTAAGCGGAGCGATTCTGGCACTCTTGTAA